The following coding sequences lie in one Amycolatopsis cihanbeyliensis genomic window:
- a CDS encoding methyltransferase — MPFSLGPEEKRAYMSTLDAPAPQLDLLAAVAFRAVGAAARLGVFEELGDGERTAGELAAGIGADEHALRLLLDVLVSAGYLTRAGGWYACGPSARKWLRQGVPGSYLPTVSLWQNLLFELWDDLEDTVRAGRPAADFYRWLEDRPGPAAQFQRMLGTLASWLSGEVTELVPVPRRGGSLLDIGGGHARYSIAFCERHPELRARVLDLPAALAAGKEAVETAGLGDRVTLHAHDVLATDLGSGHDVALLFNILHGNQPEENSALLEAVHRAVRPGGVVAVLEQLTDADSITDPDSVADEAMVRAFSLNLFHTQGGRVYDRAGIDELLTGAGFRRPEWSTLCKLPTDHLAVTRKPAGDAP; from the coding sequence ATGCCATTCTCCCTCGGCCCCGAAGAGAAGCGGGCCTACATGTCCACACTGGATGCTCCGGCGCCGCAGCTCGACCTGCTCGCGGCGGTGGCCTTCCGCGCGGTGGGTGCCGCGGCGCGGCTGGGCGTGTTCGAGGAGCTCGGCGACGGGGAACGCACCGCGGGTGAGCTCGCCGCCGGGATCGGCGCGGATGAGCATGCCCTGCGGCTGCTGCTGGACGTGCTGGTGAGCGCGGGCTACCTCACCCGCGCCGGCGGGTGGTACGCCTGCGGCCCCAGTGCCCGGAAATGGCTGCGCCAGGGAGTTCCGGGCAGCTACCTGCCCACCGTGTCGCTGTGGCAGAACCTGCTGTTCGAGCTCTGGGACGATCTGGAGGACACGGTGCGCGCGGGACGTCCCGCGGCCGACTTCTACCGGTGGCTGGAGGACCGCCCCGGCCCGGCCGCGCAGTTCCAGCGGATGCTGGGCACGCTGGCCTCATGGCTTTCCGGGGAGGTGACCGAGCTGGTCCCGGTTCCGCGGCGGGGCGGCAGCCTGCTCGACATCGGTGGGGGGCACGCCCGCTACAGCATCGCCTTCTGCGAGCGCCACCCGGAGCTGCGGGCACGCGTGCTCGACCTGCCTGCGGCGCTGGCGGCGGGCAAGGAGGCGGTCGAGACCGCCGGGCTCGGCGACCGGGTCACCCTGCACGCACACGACGTTCTCGCGACCGACCTCGGCTCCGGCCACGACGTCGCGCTGCTGTTCAACATCCTGCACGGTAACCAACCCGAAGAGAACTCCGCCCTGCTGGAAGCGGTGCACCGGGCCGTGCGCCCCGGAGGCGTCGTGGCCGTGCTGGAACAGCTCACCGACGCCGACTCGATCACCGACCCCGACTCGGTCGCGGACGAGGCCATGGTCCGGGCGTTCAGCCTGAACCTGTTCCACACCCAGGGCGGCAGGGTCTACGACCGCGCGGGCATCGACGAGCTGCTCACCGGCGCCGGTTTCCGGCGGCCGGAGTGGAGCACCCTGTGCAAGCTCCCCACCGACCACCTCGCGGTGACCAGGAAACCGGCCGGTGACGCGCCGTGA